The following are encoded together in the Bradyrhizobium sp. CCGUVB1N3 genome:
- a CDS encoding mandelate racemase/muconate lactonizing enzyme family protein, whose amino-acid sequence MTNSSKAVNLEILACDAGWRNYHFVKLTTEDGIVGWSEFDEGFGSPGVGAAIQRLSSRVVGQNVFQHERIHAELFAATRPAAGGVVAQALGAIENALLDAKAKCLGVPCYELLGGKIRDRVRVYWSHCATWRINHPSWYKPPIESLDGVKAMGREVREKKFSALKTNIFSYEQGKPTGWRPGFGSPFMPEINVDRKILRDLHMHLEAIRDGAGPDVEILLDCNFNAKTEGYLKILREIADIDMFWVEIDSFNPEALGYIRRQSPHPISSCETLLGLREFLPYFREQAMDVAIIDTPWNGVWQSMKIASAAEAFEVNVAPHNFYGHLCSMMNAHFCAAVPNLRIMEIDIDRLAWDRELFTHEPEIANGHLVIPDRPGWGTEPNEEALAAHPPKTHGGLLSYGRKS is encoded by the coding sequence ATGACGAATTCATCGAAAGCTGTGAACCTCGAAATCCTCGCCTGCGATGCCGGCTGGCGAAACTATCATTTCGTCAAGCTGACGACGGAAGACGGCATCGTCGGCTGGAGCGAGTTCGACGAGGGCTTTGGCTCGCCGGGCGTCGGCGCCGCGATCCAGCGGCTCTCGAGCCGCGTGGTCGGGCAAAACGTCTTCCAGCACGAGCGCATCCATGCCGAGCTGTTCGCGGCGACGCGGCCCGCCGCCGGCGGCGTCGTGGCGCAGGCGCTGGGCGCGATCGAGAACGCGCTGCTCGATGCCAAGGCCAAATGTCTCGGCGTGCCCTGCTACGAGCTGCTCGGCGGCAAGATCCGCGACCGCGTGCGCGTGTACTGGTCGCATTGCGCGACGTGGCGGATCAATCACCCGTCCTGGTACAAGCCGCCGATCGAAAGCCTCGACGGCGTCAAGGCGATGGGGCGCGAGGTGCGCGAGAAGAAGTTTTCCGCGCTCAAGACCAACATCTTCTCCTATGAACAGGGCAAACCGACCGGCTGGCGGCCCGGCTTCGGCTCGCCGTTCATGCCCGAGATCAATGTCGACCGGAAGATCCTGCGCGACCTGCACATGCATCTGGAGGCGATCCGCGACGGCGCCGGCCCTGATGTCGAGATCCTGCTCGACTGCAACTTCAACGCCAAGACCGAAGGCTACCTGAAGATCCTGCGCGAGATCGCGGACATCGACATGTTCTGGGTCGAGATCGACAGCTTCAATCCGGAAGCGCTCGGCTACATCCGCAGGCAGAGCCCGCACCCGATCTCGTCCTGCGAGACGCTGCTGGGCCTGCGCGAATTTTTGCCCTATTTCCGCGAGCAGGCGATGGACGTCGCGATCATCGACACGCCCTGGAACGGCGTCTGGCAGTCGATGAAGATCGCCTCGGCCGCCGAAGCCTTCGAGGTCAACGTCGCGCCGCATAATTTCTACGGCCATCTCTGCTCGATGATGAACGCGCATTTCTGCGCCGCGGTGCCGAACCTGCGCATCATGGAGATCGACATCGATCGCCTGGCGTGGGACCGCGAGCTGTTCACGCACGAGCCCGAGATCGCGAACGGCCATCTCGTCATTCCGGACCGTCCGGGCTGGGGCACCGAGCCGAACGAGGAGGCGCTTGCCGCGCATCCGCCGAAGACCCACGGCGGGCTGCTCAGCTACGGCCGCAAAAGCTGA
- a CDS encoding NRAMP family divalent metal transporter: MTAPILPAPPKSLRTVLKRLGPGLITGAADDDPSGIATYSQAGAQFGYGLLWTVFLTLPFMIAIQLVSARIGRVTGKGLAANVMKLVPRWLVLALVAMLVAANIFNIAADIAAMAEALSLVIGGLNHEHALIFAASSTLLQIFVPYRRYTPVLKFLTLSLFAYVATAFTVNIPWSTALLAVVWPQANLSADYFLMVVAVLGTTISPYLFFWQASQEVEEMNHRNRRPLRNAPRTGDPELTRIRIDTTLGMLLSNGIAFFIILTTASVLHASGVTRINSATEAAEALRPLAGDFTFLLFALGIIGTGLLAIPVLAGSAAYGVAEIFGWRATLEAKPDEAIGFYTIIAAATVIGFGLGFTGIDSIHMLVWSAVLNGVVAVPIMAMMMLIVSNAGIMGQFKARPWLIALGWLGTALMALAVVALLGSSVFG; encoded by the coding sequence ATGACCGCCCCCATCCTTCCCGCACCGCCAAAATCCCTTCGGACGGTGCTGAAACGGCTGGGGCCCGGCCTGATCACGGGGGCGGCGGACGACGATCCGTCGGGCATCGCCACCTATTCGCAGGCCGGCGCGCAGTTCGGCTACGGCCTGCTCTGGACGGTGTTTCTCACCCTGCCGTTCATGATCGCGATCCAGCTCGTGAGCGCGCGGATCGGCCGGGTCACGGGCAAGGGGCTGGCGGCCAACGTCATGAAGCTCGTGCCGCGCTGGCTGGTGCTGGCGCTGGTCGCCATGCTGGTGGCCGCGAACATTTTCAACATCGCCGCCGACATCGCCGCGATGGCGGAGGCGCTCTCGCTCGTCATCGGCGGGCTGAACCACGAGCACGCGCTGATCTTCGCGGCATCCTCGACCCTGCTCCAGATCTTCGTGCCCTATCGCCGCTACACGCCGGTGCTGAAATTCTTGACGCTGTCGCTGTTCGCCTATGTCGCGACCGCCTTCACCGTGAACATCCCCTGGAGCACGGCGCTGCTCGCGGTAGTCTGGCCGCAGGCCAACCTCAGCGCCGATTATTTCCTGATGGTCGTCGCCGTGCTCGGCACCACCATCAGCCCCTACCTCTTCTTCTGGCAGGCCTCCCAGGAGGTCGAGGAGATGAACCACAGGAATCGCCGCCCGTTGCGCAACGCGCCGCGCACTGGGGACCCCGAGTTGACGCGCATCAGAATCGACACCACGCTCGGCATGCTGCTCTCGAACGGCATCGCCTTCTTCATCATCCTGACCACGGCGTCCGTGTTGCACGCCAGCGGCGTCACCAGGATCAATTCGGCGACGGAAGCCGCCGAAGCGCTGCGGCCGCTCGCCGGCGATTTCACCTTCCTCTTGTTCGCGCTCGGCATCATCGGCACGGGGCTCCTGGCGATCCCGGTGCTGGCGGGCTCGGCCGCCTATGGCGTCGCGGAAATCTTTGGCTGGCGCGCAACGCTGGAGGCAAAGCCGGATGAGGCCATCGGCTTCTACACGATCATCGCGGCCGCGACCGTGATCGGCTTCGGGCTCGGCTTCACCGGCATCGATTCCATCCACATGCTGGTGTGGAGCGCCGTGCTCAACGGCGTCGTCGCCGTCCCCATCATGGCGATGATGATGCTGATCGTCTCGAACGCCGGCATCATGGGCCAGTTCAAGGCGAGGCCATGGCTGATCGCGCTCGGCTGGCTCGGCACGGCGCTGATGGCACTCGCGGTCGTGGCCCTGCTCGGCTCGTCCGTTTTCGGCTGA